The proteins below come from a single Miscanthus floridulus cultivar M001 chromosome 1, ASM1932011v1, whole genome shotgun sequence genomic window:
- the LOC136455189 gene encoding transcription termination factor MTERF9, chloroplastic-like — HCLISASNPDAILALLSGAGLSRADIAAVVSADPLLLRASVNNIAPRLVALRDRVGMSTPQIARFLLVDSRSLRRGDVAPKVEFFISFFGSFDRVLVVAKGNRSLLNVSLEKIIKPNIALFRQRGVRDIAKVCLQNQWVLTFKPERVKEFMLRAEELGVPAASPLFRQAVAIVASVSSEKVAAKFEFFKRTLGCSDSEVSIAVSKMPCILGLSDATLLRKIEFLVNEAEMEPHYIVQRPILLAFSLEKRLVPQHHVLKVLQEKGLLNSNMNLFSLAHLTGEAFKLKFIDCHEDSVPGLADAYAAACASIVPSV, encoded by the coding sequence CACTGCCTCATCTCCGCCTCCAACCCCGATGCCATCCTCGCCCTGCTCTCCGGCGCCGGCCTCTCCCGCGCCGACATCGCCGCCGTCGTCTCCGCGGACCCGCTGCTCCTCCGCGCTTCCGTAAATAACATCGCCCCACGCCTTGTCGCTCTCCGCGACCGCGTCGGTATGTCTACTCCGCAGATCGCTCGTTTCCTCCTGGTCGACTCACGCTCTCTCCGCCGCGGCGACGTCGCTCCCAAGGTTGAGTTCTTCATCTCCTTCTTCGGCTCGTTTGATCGGGTCCTCGTGGTCGCAAAGGGGAACAGGAGCCTCCTCAATGTGAGCCTTGAGAAGATAATCAAGCCCAACATAGCTTTGTTTCGTCAACGCGGTGTTCGAGACATTGCTAAGGTGTGTTTACAAAACCAATGGGTGCTTACCTTCAAGCCGGAACGCGTGAAGGAGTTCATGCTGCGGGCAGAAGAACTTGGGGTACCTGCCGCGTCGCCGTTGTTCAGGCAAGCAGTGGCAATCGTCGCCAGTGTTTCCAGTGAGAAGGTTGCTGCCAAGTTTGAGTTCTTTAAGAGGACTCTTGGTTGTTCTGACtctgaggtttccattgcagtgTCCAAGATGCCATGTATATTAGGATTATCTGATGCGACTCTTCTTCGCAAGATCGAGTTCCTGGTCAATGAGGCTGAGATGGAGCCACACTATATTGTGCAAAGGCCTATCCTGCTCGCATTTAGCTTGGAGAAACGGCTAGTTCCCCAGCATCATGTCTTGAAAGTGCTGCAGGAAAAGGGATTGCTGAATAGCAATATGAACCTTTTCTCATTAGCTCATCTTACAGGAGAAGCTTTCAAATTGAAGTTCATCGACTGTCACGAGGACTCTGTTCCTGGCCTTGCAGATGCCTATGCTGCAGCTTGTGCTAGTATTGTGCCCTCAGTGTGA